In Hymenobacter aquaticus, a single window of DNA contains:
- the polA gene encoding DNA polymerase I has protein sequence MTDTAQSRKKLFLLDAFALIYRAHFAFSKNPRINSKGMNTGAVLGFTNTLVEVLQKEKPTHIGVAFDAAKKTFRHEQFAEYKAQRQAMPEDIGTAIPYIKKIIEAFNIPILIMDGFEADDVIGTLAQRAEEHGFEEVYMMTPDKDYCQLVTEKVKIYRPAFMGNSAEVLDLAHVLQRFEIERVEQVTDILGLQGDASDNIPGIPGIGEKTAKALIKQYGSVENLIANVDQLKGKQQENVRNFAEQGLMSKELATIHVNVPIPFEPEQLCCSAPDEEKLTALFDELEFRQLAARVLKTSPARTSATPISPAKGKKSLVPTGAGHQASLFAAPVGITEFIEDDNEADALPTTRRTLADMPHQYHLIDTPALRQDLLKFLLLQKEVSFDTETTGLDTMTSRLVGLSFCWLPGEAYYVPVPHDDPEAAQALVDEFRPFLEHEGILKIGQNIKYDLTILKHYGIRIGGPLFDTMLAHYLLEPDMRHNMDVLAETYLHYTPISIIELIGPKGKKQKTMADIPPAEVSDYACEDADVTLQLKHVFEPKLAALGLLKLLNEVENPLVPVLADVEYEGVRIDSAAMGEYSAELQGYITDIEKQIFAAAGQEFNIGSPKQLGEILFDKLQLGGGKIKKTKTGQYATGEEVLSVLAAENPVAALILEHRQLTKLRSTYVEALPQLVCEADGRVHTSFNQAVTATGRLSSTNPNLQNIPIRTEKGREIRKAFVPRDADHVLVAADYSQIELRIMADFSQDATMIEAFRQGIDIHSSTASKVFKVPLSEVDSEMRRKAKTVNFGIIYGISAFGLAQRLGIGRKEAVEIIDAYFEEFPAVKQFMDASINKARELEYAETLLGRRRYLRDINSRNATLRGFTERNAINAPIQGTAADIIKIAMIRIHDWLDKENLGTRMILQVHDELVFDAPKEEVDYIIPRIKELMIGALPLSVPMEVEVGTGQNWLQAH, from the coding sequence ATGACCGACACTGCCCAATCCCGCAAAAAGCTCTTCCTGCTCGACGCCTTTGCCCTGATTTACCGGGCCCACTTTGCCTTTAGCAAAAACCCGCGCATCAACTCCAAGGGCATGAACACCGGGGCCGTGCTGGGCTTTACCAACACGCTGGTGGAAGTGCTGCAAAAGGAAAAGCCCACCCACATCGGCGTGGCCTTCGACGCGGCCAAAAAGACCTTCCGCCACGAGCAGTTTGCCGAGTACAAGGCTCAGCGCCAGGCCATGCCCGAAGACATCGGCACGGCCATTCCCTACATCAAGAAGATCATCGAGGCCTTCAACATCCCGATTCTGATTATGGACGGCTTCGAGGCCGACGACGTCATCGGCACCCTGGCCCAGCGGGCCGAGGAGCACGGCTTCGAGGAGGTGTACATGATGACGCCCGACAAGGACTACTGTCAGCTCGTCACCGAGAAGGTGAAAATCTACCGGCCGGCCTTCATGGGCAACTCGGCCGAGGTGCTGGACCTGGCCCACGTGCTCCAGCGCTTCGAAATTGAGCGGGTGGAGCAGGTGACCGACATCCTGGGCTTGCAGGGCGACGCTTCGGACAACATTCCCGGCATTCCCGGCATCGGCGAGAAGACCGCCAAGGCCCTGATCAAGCAGTACGGCTCGGTCGAAAACCTGATTGCCAACGTGGACCAGCTCAAGGGCAAGCAGCAGGAAAACGTGCGCAACTTCGCCGAGCAGGGCCTCATGAGCAAGGAGCTGGCTACCATTCACGTCAACGTGCCCATTCCCTTCGAGCCCGAGCAGCTCTGCTGCTCCGCGCCCGACGAGGAGAAGCTCACCGCGCTGTTCGACGAGCTGGAGTTCCGGCAGCTGGCGGCCCGGGTGCTCAAAACCAGTCCGGCCCGCACCTCCGCTACGCCCATCAGTCCGGCCAAGGGCAAGAAAAGCCTGGTGCCGACCGGGGCTGGCCACCAGGCGTCGCTGTTTGCCGCGCCCGTGGGCATCACCGAGTTTATCGAGGATGACAACGAAGCCGACGCGCTGCCCACCACCCGCCGCACCCTGGCCGACATGCCCCACCAGTATCACCTTATCGACACGCCCGCCCTGCGCCAGGACCTGCTCAAGTTCCTGCTGCTGCAAAAGGAAGTCAGCTTCGACACCGAAACCACCGGCCTCGACACGATGACCTCCCGCCTGGTGGGTCTCTCGTTCTGCTGGCTGCCCGGCGAGGCCTACTACGTACCCGTGCCCCACGACGACCCCGAGGCGGCCCAGGCGCTGGTCGACGAGTTTCGGCCGTTTCTGGAGCACGAGGGCATCCTTAAGATTGGCCAGAACATCAAGTACGACCTGACCATTCTGAAGCACTACGGCATCCGCATCGGCGGGCCCCTGTTCGACACCATGCTGGCCCACTACCTGCTGGAGCCCGACATGCGCCACAACATGGACGTGCTGGCCGAAACCTACCTGCACTACACGCCCATCTCCATCATCGAGCTGATCGGGCCCAAGGGCAAAAAGCAGAAGACGATGGCCGACATTCCGCCCGCCGAAGTCTCGGACTACGCCTGCGAGGATGCCGACGTGACCCTGCAGCTCAAGCACGTTTTCGAGCCCAAGCTGGCGGCCCTGGGCTTGCTCAAGCTGCTCAACGAGGTCGAAAACCCGCTGGTGCCGGTGCTGGCCGATGTCGAATACGAAGGCGTCCGGATTGACTCCGCCGCCATGGGTGAGTACTCGGCCGAACTGCAAGGCTACATCACCGATATCGAAAAGCAGATTTTCGCGGCGGCCGGGCAGGAGTTCAACATTGGCTCGCCCAAGCAGCTGGGCGAAATCCTGTTCGACAAGCTCCAGCTCGGGGGCGGCAAAATCAAGAAAACCAAGACCGGGCAGTACGCCACCGGCGAGGAAGTGCTCAGCGTGCTGGCCGCCGAAAACCCCGTGGCCGCCCTGATTCTGGAGCACCGCCAGCTCACCAAGCTCCGCAGCACCTACGTGGAAGCCCTGCCCCAACTCGTGTGCGAGGCCGACGGCCGCGTGCATACCTCTTTCAACCAGGCCGTGACGGCCACCGGCCGCCTGAGCAGCACCAACCCCAACCTGCAGAACATTCCGATTCGGACCGAGAAGGGCCGGGAAATCCGCAAGGCCTTCGTGCCCCGCGACGCCGACCACGTGCTGGTAGCGGCCGACTACTCCCAAATCGAGCTGCGTATCATGGCCGACTTCTCGCAGGACGCCACCATGATTGAAGCCTTCCGCCAGGGCATCGACATTCACAGCAGCACGGCCAGCAAGGTGTTCAAGGTGCCGCTGAGCGAGGTCGACTCGGAAATGCGCCGCAAGGCCAAGACCGTCAACTTCGGCATCATCTACGGTATTTCGGCCTTCGGCCTGGCCCAGCGCCTGGGCATTGGCCGCAAGGAAGCCGTGGAAATCATCGACGCCTACTTCGAGGAGTTTCCGGCCGTGAAGCAGTTCATGGACGCCAGCATCAACAAGGCCCGGGAGCTGGAATACGCCGAGACGCTGCTGGGCCGCCGCCGCTACCTGCGCGACATCAACTCCCGCAACGCCACGCTGCGGGGTTTCACCGAGCGCAACGCCATCAACGCCCCCATTCAGGGCACCGCCGCCGACATCATCAAGATTGCCATGATCCGCATCCACGACTGGCTGGACAAGGAAAACCTGGGCACCCGGATGATTCTGCAGGTGCACGACGAACTGGTGTTCGACGCGCCCAAAGAGGAGGTTGACTACATCATTCCCCGCATCAAGGAGCTCATGATTGGGGCCCTGCCCCTGAGCGTGCCGATGGAAGTGGAAGTGGGCACCGGCCAGAACTGGCTGCAGGCCCACTAA
- a CDS encoding lipocalin family protein codes for MQRSSLIALSLLLAGALGACKKDNTETKQDMLVGKNWQISAATTTYSGSQSGTEDVYAEMLACEKDNYIRFESNKTLQVNEGKNVCPDSEPMAMGSWDINADQTKLYINAPELGNSAAAQSDIVELSSSKLVLKNVIVQPDVMAVTTTTFTAQ; via the coding sequence ATGCAACGTTCTTCCCTTATTGCATTATCTCTATTACTGGCCGGCGCGCTGGGCGCCTGCAAAAAAGACAACACCGAAACCAAGCAGGATATGCTGGTCGGTAAGAACTGGCAGATCAGCGCGGCTACCACCACGTATTCGGGCTCCCAGTCCGGAACGGAGGACGTATACGCCGAAATGCTGGCCTGCGAGAAGGATAACTACATCCGGTTCGAGTCGAACAAGACGCTACAGGTAAACGAGGGCAAAAACGTGTGCCCCGACAGTGAGCCCATGGCGATGGGCAGCTGGGACATCAATGCCGACCAAACCAAGCTCTACATCAACGCGCCGGAGCTGGGCAACAGCGCCGCCGCCCAGTCCGACATCGTGGAGCTGTCGTCGTCGAAGCTGGTGCTGAAAAACGTCATCGTGCAGCCCGACGTCATGGCCGTTACGACGACCACCTTCACGGCCCAGTAA
- a CDS encoding YpdA family putative bacillithiol disulfide reductase, whose protein sequence is MSEHTNSAAAAAAPVDVVVIGAGPVGLACALEVQRRGLRVAVVDKGALVNSLVGYPTNMEFFSTPELLEIGGYPFPTAHYKPLREDALDYYRRVAQSEKLTLRLYERVLRLEGEPGAYEVVTDKGRLATRFVIIATGFFDVPNRLGVPGEEAAHLSYYYKEPYAHVGQHVVVVGAKNSAAKAALQLVRAGAQVTLVVRGAAVSESVKYWIRPDLLNRIAEGRIRALFHTTIQRIGPAGVEVLTPDGPETLPADFIYALTGYRPDYSLLAALGVACQEDAARTPTHDAETFETNRPGVYVAGTVCGGLNTSRWFIENGRHHAAVIAARIAASQG, encoded by the coding sequence ATGAGTGAACACACCAATTCTGCTGCTGCCGCTGCCGCCCCCGTCGATGTAGTCGTTATCGGGGCGGGCCCCGTGGGGCTGGCCTGCGCCCTGGAGGTGCAGCGCCGCGGCCTGCGCGTGGCCGTCGTCGATAAGGGGGCGCTGGTAAACTCCCTGGTCGGCTACCCCACCAACATGGAGTTCTTCTCGACGCCTGAGCTGCTCGAAATCGGGGGCTACCCCTTCCCCACCGCCCACTACAAGCCCCTGCGCGAAGACGCCCTCGACTACTACCGCCGCGTCGCGCAGTCCGAAAAACTCACGCTGCGTCTCTACGAGCGGGTGCTCCGCCTGGAAGGGGAGCCCGGCGCCTACGAGGTCGTGACGGACAAAGGCCGGCTGGCCACGCGCTTCGTTATCATTGCCACCGGCTTTTTCGACGTGCCCAACCGCCTCGGGGTGCCGGGCGAAGAGGCGGCCCACCTGAGCTATTATTACAAGGAGCCCTACGCCCACGTGGGCCAGCATGTGGTGGTGGTCGGGGCCAAAAACTCGGCCGCCAAAGCCGCCCTGCAGCTCGTGCGGGCCGGGGCGCAGGTCACGCTCGTGGTGCGCGGCGCGGCCGTGTCCGAGTCGGTGAAATACTGGATTCGGCCCGACCTGCTCAACCGGATTGCCGAGGGCCGCATCCGGGCGCTGTTTCACACCACCATTCAGCGCATCGGCCCGGCCGGCGTGGAGGTCCTCACGCCCGACGGCCCCGAAACCCTGCCCGCCGACTTCATCTACGCCCTGACCGGCTACCGCCCCGACTATTCCCTGCTGGCGGCGCTGGGCGTGGCCTGCCAAGAAGACGCGGCCCGCACCCCCACCCACGATGCCGAAACCTTCGAAACCAACCGCCCGGGCGTGTACGTGGCCGGCACCGTGTGCGGCGGCCTGAATACCAGCCGCTGGTTTATCGAAAACGGGCGCCACCACGCCGCCGTCATTGCCGCCCGCATTGCGGCGTCCCAAGGATAA
- a CDS encoding DUF5004 domain-containing protein encodes MKTHFRFPLLALFATTVLVSSCKKENDSEPGPKAQTKTELLSGKDWVMTAQTVDPGLVDDNGKVVTDLFPYLNACDKDDLMRFETNGSCTLNEGPSRCDPSSPQQYTGSWSFDSNETVLKTTLQGMGSSSYNIVELSDKTLKVSGTRNLDGDNYRFTYTYAKK; translated from the coding sequence ATGAAAACGCACTTCCGCTTCCCCCTGCTGGCCCTGTTTGCCACCACTGTCCTGGTGTCGTCATGTAAGAAAGAGAACGACAGTGAGCCCGGCCCCAAGGCTCAGACCAAAACCGAACTGCTGTCGGGTAAAGACTGGGTAATGACCGCCCAAACCGTGGACCCGGGCCTGGTGGACGATAACGGCAAGGTCGTTACCGACCTGTTTCCCTACCTGAACGCCTGCGACAAGGACGATTTGATGCGCTTCGAAACCAACGGCAGCTGTACCCTGAACGAAGGCCCTTCGCGCTGCGACCCCAGCAGCCCGCAGCAGTACACCGGCTCCTGGTCGTTCGACAGCAACGAAACCGTGCTGAAAACGACCCTGCAGGGCATGGGCAGCAGCAGCTACAACATCGTCGAGCTGAGCGACAAAACGCTGAAGGTGAGCGGCACCCGAAACCTGGATGGCGACAACTACCGCTTCACCTACACGTACGCCAAAAAGTAG
- a CDS encoding SGNH/GDSL hydrolase family protein yields MNSFLLKKGTPALALLGLALAGCQPEIDAPGIDKGSADFTKYVAVGNSLTAGFSDGGLYREGQLNSYPSILASQFKAAGGGDFTQPLFSEAQLNGSGYLRLTGFTATGSPVTASVTDKTAITGGVQTRAGVQFTYAKYLDPINNLGVPGIRMSDIETPNFGNTALNGGTLLAPTPIFNSYFERITPNGSNQTYRQRVAASAPTFFTFWLGNNDVLGYATAGAAASSLTSVDDFTRLANGILDDLTANGAKGVVATIPDVTNVPFFTTVGPSFRAVLPAGASVVVTTGPAFTGTALTRKVIARDDIRDAAGSGKQLFTLTASPYVALYGRTNNGKAWRDVYNQAKPSLPPTIDLRTFLLLSGIDTTKAFGASNENPMPSTIVLDDLEQPGILARTTAFNDALKSKANAKNLAIFDANAFFRGIAANGFSINGTNNSAGFISGNLFSLDGVHPTPRGYAVIANEMIKVINTKYGSTLQTVNPNAYRAIIFP; encoded by the coding sequence ATGAACTCATTTTTGCTCAAAAAAGGGACGCCGGCGCTAGCGCTGCTGGGTTTGGCCCTGGCGGGGTGCCAACCCGAAATTGATGCCCCCGGCATCGACAAAGGCTCGGCCGACTTTACCAAATACGTTGCCGTGGGCAACTCCCTGACGGCTGGATTCAGCGACGGTGGTTTGTACCGCGAAGGGCAGCTGAACTCGTACCCCAGCATTCTGGCCAGCCAGTTTAAGGCCGCCGGCGGGGGCGACTTCACCCAGCCCTTGTTTTCGGAAGCCCAGCTGAACGGCTCGGGCTACCTGCGTCTGACGGGCTTCACGGCCACCGGCTCCCCGGTTACGGCCAGCGTAACCGACAAGACGGCCATTACCGGCGGCGTGCAGACCCGGGCGGGCGTGCAGTTCACCTACGCCAAATACCTGGACCCTATCAACAATCTGGGCGTGCCCGGTATCCGCATGTCGGATATTGAGACGCCCAACTTTGGCAATACGGCCCTGAATGGTGGTACGCTGTTGGCTCCGACGCCCATTTTTAATTCGTATTTCGAGCGGATTACGCCCAACGGCAGCAACCAGACCTACCGGCAGCGGGTAGCGGCTTCGGCCCCCACCTTCTTCACGTTCTGGTTGGGCAACAACGACGTGCTGGGTTATGCTACCGCCGGGGCCGCGGCCAGCTCCCTGACGTCGGTCGACGACTTTACACGCCTGGCCAATGGCATTCTGGACGACCTGACCGCCAACGGTGCCAAGGGCGTCGTGGCCACGATTCCGGACGTGACCAACGTTCCGTTCTTCACCACGGTAGGCCCGAGCTTCCGGGCTGTCCTGCCCGCGGGTGCCAGCGTGGTAGTAACCACCGGCCCGGCCTTCACCGGCACTGCCCTGACGCGCAAAGTAATTGCCCGGGACGATATCCGGGATGCTGCCGGCAGCGGCAAGCAGCTGTTTACCCTCACGGCCTCGCCTTACGTCGCCCTGTACGGTCGTACGAACAATGGCAAAGCCTGGCGTGACGTATACAACCAGGCCAAGCCGTCGCTGCCCCCAACCATCGACCTGCGTACTTTCCTCCTGTTGAGCGGTATTGACACGACCAAGGCTTTCGGCGCCAGCAACGAGAACCCCATGCCCAGCACCATCGTGCTCGACGACCTGGAGCAGCCCGGCATCCTGGCCCGGACCACGGCGTTCAACGACGCTCTGAAAAGCAAGGCTAACGCGAAGAACCTGGCTATTTTCGACGCCAACGCCTTCTTCCGCGGTATTGCTGCCAATGGCTTCTCCATCAACGGCACCAACAACTCGGCAGGCTTTATTTCCGGCAACCTGTTCTCCCTGGACGGCGTGCACCCCACGCCCCGCGGCTACGCCGTAATTGCCAACGAGATGATCAAGGTGATTAACACCAAGTATGGTTCGACCCTGCAGACGGTAAACCCTAACGCTTACCGGGCAATTATCTTCCCGTAA
- a CDS encoding OmpP1/FadL family transporter, producing MNLKTLLLAGGALLSGTAASAGGFQVSLAGIKNNGMGGVGVGLSLDQAAMFYNPGALAMVRERGVQIGGNATFARSAFRSQFGGEQRELRNSVVTPFSVFAGFGSSDNKFAAGIAIYTPFGSKLQYANGWEGRFSLTDIDLKSIFVQPTVSYAITDKLSVGGGLVILAYGAVNLQKDIPIEGQPGVPGHVTLDGKALTKIGFNGGIYYKPTEKLSIGASYRSRIDATVDAGEVTFNNVPASVGARFTATEFDVTLPLPATTSLGVGFMPMEKLTVAVDVNYVQWSAYKSLDFKFRGNNGAGGLVAPSGQVGGVNFSNSKREYEDAFTFRVGGQYQVTDAFTVRAGGSYDMSPVKDGFVTPETPDADRLGLTAGISYKVSDHFGVDVSTQFINLKERTQTQDELIAAGTADRIAGTYKTRIVIPGIGFNYTF from the coding sequence ATGAATCTAAAAACTCTACTCCTCGCGGGTGGTGCGCTACTCTCGGGTACGGCAGCTTCGGCGGGTGGCTTCCAAGTGTCGCTGGCCGGGATAAAGAACAACGGTATGGGCGGCGTAGGGGTAGGCCTCTCCCTCGACCAGGCAGCCATGTTTTACAACCCCGGTGCTTTGGCGATGGTGCGGGAGCGGGGCGTGCAGATTGGGGGCAACGCAACCTTTGCGCGCAGCGCCTTCCGTTCGCAGTTTGGTGGTGAGCAGCGCGAGCTGCGCAACTCGGTTGTAACTCCGTTCAGCGTATTTGCCGGCTTCGGCTCCAGCGACAATAAGTTTGCCGCCGGTATTGCCATCTACACGCCCTTCGGCAGCAAGCTGCAGTACGCCAACGGCTGGGAAGGCCGTTTCTCCCTGACCGACATCGACCTGAAGTCCATCTTCGTGCAGCCCACGGTAAGCTACGCCATTACCGACAAGCTGAGCGTCGGCGGCGGCCTGGTTATTCTGGCCTACGGCGCGGTGAACCTGCAGAAGGACATTCCGATTGAAGGCCAGCCCGGCGTGCCCGGCCACGTAACCCTGGACGGCAAGGCCCTGACCAAAATCGGCTTCAACGGCGGTATTTACTACAAGCCCACCGAGAAGCTGAGCATCGGCGCCAGCTACCGCTCCCGCATCGACGCTACCGTGGACGCGGGCGAGGTGACGTTCAACAACGTGCCGGCTTCGGTGGGTGCGCGCTTCACGGCTACCGAGTTCGACGTGACGCTGCCCCTGCCCGCTACCACCAGCCTGGGCGTGGGCTTCATGCCCATGGAAAAGCTGACCGTGGCCGTGGACGTGAACTACGTGCAGTGGAGCGCCTACAAGTCGCTCGATTTCAAATTCCGGGGCAACAACGGCGCCGGTGGTTTGGTAGCGCCTTCGGGCCAGGTGGGCGGCGTCAACTTCAGCAACTCGAAGCGCGAGTATGAGGATGCCTTCACCTTCCGCGTGGGCGGCCAGTACCAGGTAACCGACGCCTTCACGGTGCGGGCCGGTGGCTCCTATGACATGTCGCCGGTGAAAGACGGCTTCGTAACGCCCGAAACGCCCGACGCCGACCGCCTGGGCCTCACGGCCGGTATTTCCTACAAGGTGAGTGACCATTTCGGCGTGGACGTGTCGACGCAGTTCATCAACCTGAAGGAGCGCACCCAGACCCAGGACGAGCTGATAGCCGCCGGTACCGCCGACCGGATTGCGGGCACCTACAAAACGCGGATCGTTATTCCGGGTATTGGCTTCAACTACACTTTCTAA
- a CDS encoding cyanophycinase codes for MSEPSVPPLGTLVALGGGDDDALLALLCDLLPGPDASILILAMAASDATATANNYAKALRELGCANVSHVKIDERHSADKPASLRRLREARLVFFTGGDQEMITEFLHGTEFLRELTRLYHTEPEFIIAGTSAGASVLPEHMLVAGYGWRALRKGGIRTDHGLGLLPHVLIDQHFVERGRFGRLAHALLAHSQCLGLGLAEETGIIIRRGQEAEVFGDGVVMVVDGQQLHGNNLGRIGRGEPIAAQDFRVHLLVSGQRLDLQTRRVIQEEE; via the coding sequence ATGTCTGAGCCGTCCGTGCCCCCGCTAGGAACCCTCGTTGCCCTCGGCGGCGGCGATGATGATGCCCTGCTGGCCCTGCTCTGCGACCTGCTGCCCGGCCCCGACGCCAGCATCCTGATTCTGGCCATGGCCGCCAGCGACGCCACGGCCACGGCCAACAACTACGCCAAGGCCCTGCGCGAGCTGGGCTGTGCCAACGTCAGCCACGTCAAAATCGACGAGCGCCACTCGGCCGACAAGCCCGCTTCCCTGCGCCGCCTGCGCGAGGCCCGGCTCGTCTTCTTCACCGGCGGCGACCAGGAAATGATAACCGAATTTCTGCACGGCACCGAGTTTCTGCGCGAGCTTACGCGCCTCTACCACACCGAGCCCGAGTTTATCATCGCCGGCACCAGCGCCGGCGCGTCGGTCTTGCCCGAGCACATGCTGGTGGCCGGCTACGGCTGGCGGGCCCTGCGCAAGGGCGGCATCCGCACCGACCACGGCCTGGGCCTGCTGCCCCACGTGCTCATCGACCAGCACTTCGTGGAGCGGGGCCGCTTCGGGCGGCTGGCCCACGCCCTGTTGGCGCATTCGCAGTGCCTGGGGCTGGGTTTGGCCGAAGAAACGGGCATTATCATCCGCCGGGGCCAGGAAGCCGAGGTGTTCGGCGACGGCGTGGTGATGGTCGTCGATGGGCAGCAGCTGCACGGCAACAACCTGGGCCGCATCGGCCGCGGGGAGCCCATCGCCGCCCAGGATTTCCGGGTGCACCTGCTCGTCAGCGGGCAGCGCCTCGACCTTCAGACCCGGCGCGTGATACAGGAGGAAGAATGA
- the mgtE gene encoding magnesium transporter, with translation MNQHPTTDQITSLIQEGEFFKLKEVLKSFEPSELVELIDNEEEREQLIIFRLLPLQLATEVFEYLDLDIQRHFLANLSQDKISDILNEMSPDDRTALLEFLPDDFVKELIQTLSEPERRVTLELLGYPEYSVGRLMTPDYIAIRESWTVQQVLDYIRRHGGQSETLSMLYVTDNRGVLIDDIRIREFLLADPDKRVSELMDRRYVSLNAMQDQEAAIDVFRKNNRVALPVVNDEGVLFGIVTIDDILDIREEEDTEDIQKLGGSEALDEPYLTIALPKMIQKRAGWLVVLFLGEMLTATAMGFFEGEIEKAVVLALFVPLIISSGGNAGSQATSLIIRAMSLGEFTLGEWWKVMRREIISGLSLGSILGSVGFLRILLWEMIKPGYYGPHWVLIGLTVGFSLVGIVLWGSLAGSMLPLLLRRLGFDPATSSAPFVATLVDVTGLVIYFSVATIFLKGTLL, from the coding sequence ATGAATCAGCACCCGACCACTGACCAAATTACGTCCCTGATTCAGGAGGGCGAGTTTTTTAAATTAAAAGAGGTTCTTAAGTCATTCGAACCGTCGGAGCTGGTCGAGCTGATCGATAACGAGGAGGAGCGCGAGCAGCTGATCATCTTCCGGCTGCTGCCCCTGCAGCTGGCTACCGAGGTATTCGAGTACCTGGACCTGGACATTCAGCGCCACTTTCTGGCCAACCTGAGCCAGGACAAGATTTCGGACATTCTCAACGAGATGTCGCCCGACGACCGGACGGCGCTGCTGGAGTTTCTGCCCGACGACTTCGTAAAAGAGCTGATTCAGACCCTTTCGGAGCCGGAGCGCCGCGTGACGCTGGAGCTGCTGGGCTACCCCGAGTACTCGGTGGGCCGCCTGATGACACCCGACTACATTGCCATCCGGGAGAGCTGGACGGTGCAGCAGGTGCTCGACTACATCCGGCGGCACGGCGGGCAGTCCGAAACCCTGAGCATGCTGTATGTGACCGACAACCGGGGCGTGCTCATCGACGACATTCGTATCCGGGAGTTCCTCTTGGCCGACCCTGACAAGCGCGTGAGTGAGCTGATGGACCGGCGCTACGTGAGCCTGAACGCCATGCAGGACCAGGAGGCGGCCATCGACGTGTTTCGCAAGAACAACCGGGTGGCCCTGCCCGTCGTCAACGACGAGGGCGTGCTGTTCGGCATCGTGACCATCGACGACATTCTCGACATCCGGGAAGAGGAAGACACCGAGGACATTCAGAAACTCGGGGGCTCGGAAGCCCTGGACGAGCCCTACCTGACTATTGCGCTGCCCAAGATGATTCAGAAGCGCGCGGGCTGGCTGGTGGTGCTGTTTTTGGGCGAGATGCTTACGGCCACGGCAATGGGCTTCTTTGAGGGTGAGATTGAGAAAGCGGTGGTGCTAGCCCTGTTTGTCCCCCTGATTATTTCCAGCGGCGGCAATGCTGGCTCACAAGCCACTTCGCTGATTATCCGGGCCATGTCGCTGGGCGAGTTTACGTTGGGCGAATGGTGGAAGGTGATGCGCCGTGAAATTATTTCTGGCTTGTCACTGGGTTCCATTCTGGGCTCGGTAGGGTTCCTGCGGATTTTGCTGTGGGAGATGATAAAGCCAGGCTACTACGGCCCCCACTGGGTTTTGATTGGCCTCACGGTCGGCTTCTCCTTGGTGGGCATCGTGCTGTGGGGCTCGTTAGCGGGGTCCATGCTGCCGCTGCTGCTACGCCGCCTGGGCTTCGACCCCGCTACGTCGTCGGCACCCTTTGTCGCTACGCTGGTTGATGTAACGGGCTTGGTGATCTATTTTTCGGTGGCAACCATCTTTCTGAAAGGAACGCTGCTCTAA
- the arfB gene encoding alternative ribosome rescue aminoacyl-tRNA hydrolase ArfB, which translates to MLPPADAFLPELQFQTSRSSGPGGQNVNKVESRVELRFHIGNSQLLSDEQKQTLLAKLASKLTTEGELLLTAQEDRSQLRNRETVVQKFYDTLRKALHKPKARKATKPSKGAVRQRLESKKKHGEKKASRGKLDF; encoded by the coding sequence ATGCTTCCTCCCGCCGACGCCTTTCTACCCGAACTCCAGTTTCAAACCAGCCGCAGCAGCGGCCCCGGCGGTCAGAACGTGAATAAGGTCGAGTCGCGGGTTGAGCTGCGCTTCCACATCGGCAATTCCCAGCTGCTGAGCGACGAGCAAAAGCAGACCCTGCTCGCCAAGCTAGCCTCCAAGCTGACTACCGAAGGCGAGCTGCTGCTCACGGCCCAGGAAGACCGCAGCCAGCTGCGCAACCGGGAAACAGTAGTGCAGAAGTTCTACGACACGCTCCGCAAGGCCCTGCACAAGCCCAAGGCCCGCAAAGCCACCAAACCCAGCAAAGGTGCCGTGCGCCAGCGCCTCGAATCCAAGAAAAAGCACGGCGAGAAGAAAGCCAGCCGCGGCAAGCTGGACTTTTAG